A genomic segment from Desulfurobacterium pacificum encodes:
- the sucD gene encoding succinate--CoA ligase subunit alpha, which translates to MSVLIDKNTKVVVQGLTGKEGSFHAKQCLDYGTQIVAGVTPGKGGMTWQDDEGKYSVPVFNTVEEAVKETGANASLIFVPPAFAADAIMEAADAGIKLIVCITEGIPVNDMVKVKRALEGTGVRYVGPNCPGVITPEECKMGIMPGHIFKKGRVGIVSRSGTLTYEAAYQLTTRGIGQSTVIGIGGDPVPGTTHKEAVEMFNNDPETDAIVLIGEIGGTMEEEAAEYIKENVKKPVIAYIAGVTAPPGRRMGHAGAIISGGKGDAKSKMDALREAGAYVCNTPAEIGEMVEKALRERGLI; encoded by the coding sequence ATGAGCGTTTTAATAGATAAAAACACAAAAGTCGTAGTTCAAGGATTAACCGGAAAAGAAGGTTCTTTTCACGCAAAGCAGTGCCTTGATTACGGGACTCAAATAGTAGCAGGGGTAACGCCAGGTAAAGGCGGAATGACGTGGCAGGACGATGAAGGAAAATACAGCGTTCCTGTCTTTAATACCGTAGAAGAAGCAGTAAAAGAAACCGGAGCAAACGCTTCACTTATCTTTGTTCCACCTGCTTTTGCGGCAGACGCCATAATGGAAGCAGCAGACGCCGGGATAAAATTAATTGTTTGTATTACTGAAGGTATTCCCGTAAACGACATGGTTAAAGTAAAGCGCGCACTTGAAGGAACGGGTGTAAGATACGTAGGTCCTAACTGTCCGGGCGTGATAACTCCTGAAGAGTGTAAAATGGGAATTATGCCGGGACACATCTTCAAAAAAGGAAGAGTGGGGATAGTTTCAAGGTCTGGAACTCTCACATACGAGGCAGCATACCAGCTAACCACAAGAGGAATTGGGCAATCAACAGTTATAGGTATTGGCGGCGACCCTGTTCCAGGAACAACCCACAAGGAAGCAGTTGAAATGTTTAACAACGACCCGGAAACCGATGCAATCGTTTTGATAGGTGAAATCGGTGGAACGATGGAAGAAGAAGCTGCCGAGTACATAAAAGAAAACGTTAAAAAACCTGTTATCGCCTACATAGCCGGCGTTACCGCACCACCGGGAAGAAGAATGGGACACGCAGGTGCAATCATTTCTGGCGGTAAAGGAGATGCAAAGAGCAAAATGGACGCTTTAAGAGAAGCCGGTGCTTACGTTTGCAATACTCCTGCCGAAATCGGTGAAATGGTGGAAAAAGCTTTAAGGGAAAGAGGTCTCATTTAA
- a CDS encoding 4Fe-4S binding protein — protein sequence MAAKGIVVVKEEWCKGCNICAAVCPTKVLELDKVKAVMKVAHPEKCIGCKQCEMICPDFCIYVFTPEEYEELVSA from the coding sequence ATGGCAGCAAAAGGTATAGTTGTAGTTAAAGAGGAATGGTGCAAGGGATGCAACATCTGCGCAGCCGTTTGTCCGACAAAGGTTCTTGAGCTTGATAAAGTCAAAGCCGTAATGAAAGTAGCTCATCCGGAAAAATGTATCGGCTGCAAGCAGTGTGAAATGATATGCCCGGACTTCTGCATCTACGTATTTACTCCAGAAGAATACGAAGAACTTGTAAGCGCTTAA
- a CDS encoding 2-oxoacid:acceptor oxidoreductase subunit alpha, whose protein sequence is MAKLELKYGNHACAEAAVLAGCRFYAGYPITPSSEIAEKMAELLPKLGGAFIQMEDEIASMAAIVGASMGGAKAMTATSGPGFSLKQENLGYAFMVEAPCVIVNVQRGGPSTGLPTQIGQQEIMQSLWGTHGDKLIPVFYPGNVQEIMEETIRAFNWAERLRTPVVLLLDEVLGHMRETVDMELFEEGKFEVWNRKQPDVPPEEYLPYKAGEDDVPAIADYGTPGYRGHATGLHHDYTGFPTTNPEMCQELIERLIRKVKRAQPEMEKNEAYKLDDAEFAIVSFGTTARAAKAAVDLAREKGIKAGLLKVITIWPSPEKTLNELAKSVKAILVPELNMGQYVLEVERCAQGACPVYRLNRANGHVIYPNEILAKLEEIAKGGK, encoded by the coding sequence ATGGCAAAGTTAGAGTTAAAGTACGGAAACCACGCCTGCGCTGAAGCTGCTGTTTTAGCAGGATGTAGATTTTACGCTGGATATCCTATTACGCCTTCTTCTGAAATAGCAGAAAAAATGGCAGAACTACTACCAAAGTTAGGTGGTGCTTTTATACAGATGGAAGATGAAATTGCTTCTATGGCAGCAATAGTCGGCGCTTCTATGGGCGGTGCAAAAGCAATGACTGCAACTTCTGGTCCTGGATTCTCTCTAAAGCAGGAAAACTTAGGTTACGCATTTATGGTAGAAGCTCCATGCGTGATAGTAAACGTTCAAAGGGGAGGTCCTTCCACTGGTCTTCCTACGCAAATCGGTCAGCAGGAAATCATGCAGTCATTGTGGGGAACTCACGGCGACAAGCTAATTCCCGTTTTCTATCCTGGAAACGTTCAGGAAATCATGGAAGAAACGATAAGAGCGTTCAACTGGGCAGAAAGGTTAAGAACTCCTGTTGTTCTTCTTTTAGACGAAGTTTTAGGACACATGAGAGAAACTGTTGATATGGAACTGTTTGAAGAAGGAAAGTTTGAGGTTTGGAACAGAAAACAGCCTGACGTTCCACCTGAAGAATATCTGCCCTATAAAGCTGGCGAAGATGACGTTCCTGCAATAGCAGACTACGGAACACCAGGATACAGAGGTCACGCAACAGGTCTTCACCACGACTACACCGGCTTCCCCACTACAAATCCTGAAATGTGTCAGGAGCTTATAGAAAGGCTTATAAGAAAGGTTAAAAGAGCTCAACCAGAAATGGAGAAAAACGAAGCTTACAAACTTGATGACGCAGAATTTGCAATTGTTTCTTTCGGAACTACTGCAAGAGCAGCAAAAGCAGCAGTTGACCTTGCAAGAGAAAAAGGAATTAAAGCAGGATTGCTGAAAGTAATCACAATCTGGCCATCACCGGAAAAAACTCTAAACGAACTTGCAAAGTCTGTAAAAGCTATTCTCGTTCCTGAACTTAACATGGGTCAATACGTGTTAGAAGTTGAAAGATGTGCTCAAGGCGCCTGTCCAGTTTACAGACTTAACAGAGCTAACGGTCACGTAATCTATCCTAACGAAATCCTTGCAAAGTTAGAGGAAATTGCAAAGGGAGGTAAATAA
- a CDS encoding 2-oxoacid:ferredoxin oxidoreductase subunit beta, whose protein sequence is MSAPNIPMEKIIEKKPYFKYLRLDKMPTIWCPGCGIGQAFRATCMALDELGIPNDEVAMVSGIGCSSRTPGYFDGFTLHTTHGRALAFATGLKLYKPELTTIVFSGDGDALAIGGNHFIHAARRNIDVTVVLINNWIYGMTGGQVSPTTPKGAYATTTPYGNYEPQFDIAKVAIAAGATYVARGTAYHAMELKKLIMDGIKHKGFSLIEVLSPCTIIYGRKNRMGIEDMYFWFKENTLPIKAWEKLPEEKRAGKIPRGVLYHDDSRPEYTEVYWSKVKELSGGEK, encoded by the coding sequence ATGAGTGCTCCTAACATACCTATGGAAAAAATAATAGAGAAAAAACCTTACTTTAAATATTTGCGCCTTGATAAAATGCCTACAATCTGGTGCCCCGGCTGTGGCATCGGACAGGCTTTCAGGGCAACCTGTATGGCTTTAGATGAGCTTGGTATTCCCAACGATGAAGTTGCAATGGTTTCCGGTATCGGTTGTTCCTCAAGAACTCCCGGTTACTTTGACGGTTTTACCCTTCACACTACCCACGGTAGAGCGCTCGCTTTTGCCACGGGACTTAAACTCTACAAGCCAGAATTAACAACGATAGTTTTCTCTGGTGACGGTGACGCTTTAGCTATCGGTGGAAACCACTTTATCCACGCTGCCCGTAGAAACATAGACGTAACAGTTGTTCTTATTAACAACTGGATTTACGGTATGACAGGGGGTCAGGTTTCCCCTACAACTCCAAAAGGTGCATACGCCACGACAACCCCTTACGGAAACTACGAACCTCAATTTGACATAGCTAAAGTAGCAATTGCTGCTGGAGCTACCTACGTTGCAAGAGGAACTGCTTATCACGCTATGGAATTAAAGAAATTAATAATGGACGGAATTAAACATAAAGGATTTTCTCTCATAGAAGTTCTTTCTCCGTGTACAATCATTTACGGTAGGAAGAACAGAATGGGTATAGAGGATATGTACTTCTGGTTTAAAGAAAATACTCTGCCGATTAAGGCGTGGGAAAAGCTTCCTGAAGAGAAAAGAGCAGGCAAGATACCTCGCGGCGTTCTTTACCATGACGACTCCCGTCCGGAGTATACAGAAGTTTACTGGAGCAAGGTGAAGGAGCTTTCTGGAGGTGAAAAATGA
- a CDS encoding 2-oxoacid:acceptor oxidoreductase family protein, whose protein sequence is MRYEVRVIGSAGQGSILAAVVLATAAAEEGLWATQTATYGAAMRSGVSLGDVVISDNLIDFPKTTNLDAVIIQSQEAYDDMIKGKPVRLDPECSENDADVLVNVKPGALVIVDADLVQCDLDANMYRIVSAPIARTAAEVLGRRQVMNIVALGVFQVATSLQFDGKPLISEESFIKAIEKSVPARFIDLNKNAFKEGVKIGKEAIAKI, encoded by the coding sequence ATGAGATATGAAGTTAGAGTTATAGGTTCAGCAGGACAGGGTTCTATCCTGGCAGCGGTGGTTTTAGCTACGGCAGCCGCTGAAGAAGGTTTGTGGGCTACTCAAACGGCTACCTACGGCGCTGCCATGAGAAGTGGTGTTTCTTTAGGAGACGTAGTCATTTCTGATAACCTCATAGACTTTCCCAAAACTACCAATTTAGATGCTGTAATAATTCAGTCTCAAGAAGCTTACGACGATATGATTAAAGGGAAGCCTGTGAGGCTTGACCCTGAATGTAGTGAAAACGATGCTGACGTTTTAGTTAACGTTAAACCTGGTGCACTGGTAATTGTTGATGCAGACTTAGTTCAGTGCGACCTTGATGCAAATATGTACAGAATCGTTTCAGCGCCTATTGCAAGAACGGCTGCAGAAGTTTTAGGAAGAAGACAGGTTATGAATATAGTGGCTCTCGGCGTTTTCCAGGTAGCTACGAGCTTACAGTTTGACGGTAAACCTTTAATTTCTGAAGAATCCTTTATTAAAGCAATAGAAAAAAGCGTTCCGGCAAGGTTTATTGACCTTAACAAAAACGCATTTAAGGAAGGCGTTAAAATAGGTAAGGAAGCAATTGCTAAAATTTAG
- the paaI gene encoding hydroxyphenylacetyl-CoA thioesterase PaaI, whose protein sequence is MQAEKIAQFMVENDKVAIWLEVKVLEVKEGYARIEMTVKDKMLNAAGVCQGGAIFSFADFAFALASNSYGNVALATSASISFLNPAFEGEKLIAEAVEKNRTRRTGVYEVEVRKEDGKPVALFVGNAFIKENTKILR, encoded by the coding sequence TTGCAGGCTGAAAAAATAGCTCAATTTATGGTGGAAAACGACAAAGTAGCTATATGGCTTGAAGTAAAGGTTTTAGAAGTAAAAGAAGGTTACGCAAGAATAGAAATGACCGTAAAAGATAAAATGCTCAATGCTGCCGGTGTATGTCAGGGAGGAGCTATATTCTCCTTTGCAGACTTTGCGTTTGCTTTAGCTTCAAATAGCTATGGCAATGTAGCGCTTGCCACTTCGGCATCAATAAGCTTTCTAAATCCAGCTTTTGAAGGAGAAAAGTTAATTGCAGAAGCTGTAGAAAAGAATAGAACAAGAAGAACAGGCGTTTATGAAGTAGAAGTAAGGAAAGAGGACGGAAAGCCCGTTGCTCTGTTTGTAGGAAACGCTTTTATAAAAGAAAACACAAAGATTCTGAGATAA
- a CDS encoding thiamine pyrophosphate-dependent enzyme, translated as MKKTLLGNEAIAWGLLYAGVDLMSAYPGTPSSEILETYQKIIKEKNLPAWSEWAVNEKVAYETAYAAAITGKRAACGMKMVGLNVASDPLMSSAYIGNKSGFLIISADDPGFYSSQTEQDSRYFAKFARIPALDPSSPQDAFHLAVKGIEISEQFEIPVLLRPVLRVCHGRQIVEIPDFEFKGREGKFERDINRWAAVPRNPRLKQGYELLEKLERIKEYNYEEFLKPQIEKLKGGKLLIIASGTDYAYALEVLKDTGLKADIIKVDMPTPLPTEPFERLGKLYETIVVFEETYPLIEEQIKHVGNVKGKLTGDVFAIDEATHERIEETFRKLGFLDKSVYTGIEFEGEVPQRVPALCPGCPHRTVFFAMKRVFGNKAIYPSDIGCYTLGLNQKAVDTVLCMGGSVGLACGFSKSDKEKPIVATIGDSTFLHAGIPPLVDAVANKHRFVLVIMDNSTTAMTGLQPTPERIGEVSIPKIVEGCGVKPFVLEYDGTIGTTVSFFKKVKEAYENSELPVVAIVKEFCTFDKENVKLPGKFAKVDPDKCTGCKVCINEFGCPAFEWKDGKVEVNPYFCVGCGVCLSDLCPFDAFVEVKR; from the coding sequence ATGAAGAAAACGCTTCTTGGAAACGAAGCAATAGCGTGGGGACTGCTCTACGCCGGCGTTGACTTGATGTCTGCGTATCCGGGAACGCCGAGTTCAGAAATTTTAGAAACCTACCAGAAAATAATAAAAGAGAAAAACCTGCCTGCCTGGAGTGAGTGGGCTGTAAACGAAAAGGTTGCCTACGAAACGGCTTACGCCGCAGCTATAACGGGCAAAAGAGCAGCCTGCGGAATGAAGATGGTTGGATTGAACGTTGCGTCAGACCCGCTGATGAGCAGTGCATACATAGGAAATAAAAGTGGATTTTTGATAATTTCGGCAGACGACCCGGGATTTTACAGCTCTCAAACGGAACAGGATTCAAGATATTTTGCAAAGTTTGCAAGAATTCCAGCTCTTGACCCTTCTAGCCCGCAGGACGCCTTTCACCTTGCAGTTAAAGGAATTGAAATTTCCGAACAGTTTGAGATACCGGTGCTTTTAAGACCCGTTTTAAGAGTGTGCCATGGAAGGCAAATCGTGGAAATTCCGGATTTTGAGTTTAAAGGCAGAGAAGGAAAGTTTGAAAGGGATATAAACAGGTGGGCTGCCGTTCCGAGAAATCCGAGACTAAAGCAGGGATACGAACTACTTGAAAAGTTGGAAAGAATAAAGGAATACAACTACGAAGAGTTTTTAAAACCGCAAATAGAAAAACTAAAAGGCGGAAAGCTTTTAATAATAGCTTCTGGAACGGATTACGCTTACGCTTTGGAAGTTTTAAAAGATACGGGATTGAAGGCAGACATCATAAAAGTTGACATGCCGACGCCTTTACCGACTGAACCTTTTGAAAGGTTAGGAAAGCTTTACGAAACGATAGTGGTTTTTGAAGAAACCTATCCGCTGATTGAAGAGCAGATAAAACACGTAGGAAACGTGAAAGGAAAGCTGACGGGCGACGTTTTTGCGATAGATGAAGCTACTCACGAAAGGATTGAAGAAACGTTTAGAAAGTTAGGATTTTTAGATAAAAGCGTTTATACGGGAATTGAGTTTGAGGGAGAAGTTCCTCAAAGAGTTCCGGCTTTGTGTCCCGGATGTCCTCACAGAACGGTGTTTTTTGCAATGAAGAGAGTATTTGGGAATAAAGCGATATATCCGTCTGACATCGGCTGCTACACGTTAGGTTTAAATCAGAAAGCGGTTGACACGGTTTTATGCATGGGCGGTTCTGTTGGGCTTGCGTGCGGATTTTCAAAATCTGACAAAGAAAAACCGATAGTTGCAACGATTGGAGATTCTACGTTCCTTCACGCCGGAATTCCGCCTTTGGTTGACGCCGTTGCCAACAAACACAGGTTTGTTCTGGTAATAATGGACAACAGCACTACCGCGATGACGGGACTTCAGCCGACGCCGGAAAGAATTGGTGAGGTGAGCATTCCTAAAATCGTTGAAGGGTGCGGAGTAAAGCCGTTTGTCTTGGAATACGACGGCACAATAGGAACGACGGTTTCCTTCTTTAAAAAGGTTAAAGAAGCCTACGAAAATTCTGAACTTCCAGTTGTGGCAATAGTTAAGGAGTTCTGCACATTTGATAAGGAAAACGTAAAACTGCCCGGTAAGTTCGCAAAGGTTGACCCGGATAAGTGCACCGGTTGTAAGGTGTGTATAAACGAGTTTGGATGCCCGGCTTTTGAGTGGAAGGACGGCAAGGTGGAAGTTAACCCTTACTTCTGCGTTGGGTGTGGCGTATGTCTTTCAGACCTTTGCCCGTTTGACGCGTTTGTGGAGGTAAAAAGATGA
- a CDS encoding indolepyruvate oxidoreductase subunit beta, whose product MRYQIVLTGVGGQGTIFLVKLLSRCALNRGIDFIGTETHGMAQKGGTVISYLKIGDFKAPLIGRGRADLLLGLYPTETLRFLHYLKPDGIVVTNGGEDFPEIPFKTFKVPASELAVKGEFNVKSLNVFLLGFAMKHLEDFPFTKEEVEKAIEEVVPKFAKANLEAFNKGYSWRE is encoded by the coding sequence ATGAGATATCAGATAGTTTTAACGGGAGTTGGCGGTCAGGGAACGATATTCTTGGTGAAGCTCCTTTCAAGGTGCGCCTTAAACAGAGGAATTGACTTTATAGGAACGGAAACGCACGGAATGGCGCAAAAGGGCGGAACGGTTATTTCCTACTTGAAAATTGGAGACTTTAAAGCACCGCTGATAGGAAGGGGAAGGGCAGACCTGCTTTTAGGTTTGTATCCAACAGAAACTTTAAGGTTTCTGCACTACTTAAAGCCTGACGGCATTGTTGTTACAAATGGAGGGGAGGATTTTCCTGAAATTCCGTTTAAAACGTTTAAAGTTCCTGCTTCTGAACTAGCAGTAAAGGGGGAATTTAACGTTAAGTCACTCAACGTATTTTTACTTGGATTTGCGATGAAGCATCTTGAGGATTTTCCGTTTACGAAAGAAGAAGTTGAAAAGGCGATAGAAGAAGTTGTTCCTAAATTTGCAAAGGCTAACCTTGAAGCTTTTAACAAGGGGTATAGTTGGAGAGAGTGA
- a CDS encoding HD domain-containing phosphohydrolase, translating into MRLKDKYWLLTLVILTISILMGIVGYFVTFYLASDNLKRQAILNVEKYLEVVAVSTGSVSKRKELKAVLEKSPLISHVTFSTPQTPSPYQITKKLIFPDGSLNVTIELDKSRIEKSASSLAQKVSLSILAVLLFLQLLIVIFLKKLYLNPLNRIRKDVDLIQSGELKKIPEKGEDEFGRIRKSINKMIDSIKERDERAELISNFIQLLTVGKGFNGEFIELMRKVLKITGTDGVMIGILSNDNTFNIKVITPKTHFSLKRNKDELNGIEPYIFELNREVETSKESLFSAEEKRLGIKYIFGMPLNVLSQTLGYVIFFKRKKEKLPEEVKNFIRNVAKSIGVSVKIKNLISELEEKLDREEKLTQTVIKSFIRSIEIRDSYTRGHSERVAYYSKRIAKELGLPDSEVSKIYMAALLHDIGKIGIPDSILLKPAKLSEEEYEIIKIHPLLSYEILKNIEPLKVSLTGIKYHHERWNGSGYPEGLRRDEIPIDARIIAVADTFDAMTSDRIYRKGMSKKEAVKEIKELAGKLFDPDVVEVALPILLRENPPESRKEFLDYRILSEIEKRRLDYFLRDHLTGAYNRSALEFALALSKERSPSLKAFSVDVTKLRDINVKKGWQEGDRILKSLVQLIEKHIKPLSIVRYSGDNFVFFVPSSVSNEEISEKVKLIEKELGVRLELNELYNVDNVELLKTELTELEWQRPQ; encoded by the coding sequence ATGAGATTAAAGGACAAGTACTGGCTTTTGACCTTGGTGATTCTAACAATTTCAATTCTCATGGGAATAGTAGGTTATTTCGTTACTTTTTACCTTGCGTCCGATAATTTAAAGAGACAAGCTATTTTGAACGTAGAAAAGTACCTTGAAGTTGTAGCTGTTTCAACAGGCAGTGTTTCAAAAAGAAAAGAACTTAAAGCTGTTTTGGAAAAATCCCCCCTCATCTCCCACGTAACCTTCTCCACCCCCCAAACTCCTTCTCCCTACCAGATAACTAAAAAACTCATTTTCCCGGATGGTTCTCTGAATGTAACTATAGAACTTGATAAAAGCAGGATAGAAAAATCTGCTTCTTCTTTAGCCCAAAAAGTTTCCCTTTCCATCCTTGCAGTCCTTCTCTTTCTCCAGCTCCTCATCGTAATCTTTTTGAAAAAACTCTACCTCAACCCTTTAAACAGAATCAGAAAAGACGTTGACCTGATTCAATCCGGTGAACTGAAAAAAATCCCTGAAAAGGGCGAAGATGAATTCGGCAGAATCAGAAAAAGCATCAACAAGATGATAGACAGTATAAAAGAAAGGGATGAAAGGGCTGAATTGATTTCAAACTTCATTCAGCTTTTAACTGTTGGCAAAGGTTTTAATGGAGAATTTATAGAGCTTATGAGGAAAGTTCTGAAGATTACAGGAACTGACGGCGTTATGATAGGTATTCTTTCTAACGACAACACCTTCAACATAAAAGTAATTACCCCTAAAACTCACTTTTCCCTTAAAAGAAACAAAGATGAGCTTAACGGTATTGAGCCTTACATTTTTGAACTAAACAGAGAGGTTGAGACGAGTAAAGAAAGTCTTTTCTCTGCAGAGGAAAAGAGATTAGGAATCAAATACATATTCGGTATGCCTTTAAATGTTCTCTCACAAACGTTAGGATACGTGATTTTCTTTAAGAGGAAAAAAGAAAAACTTCCAGAGGAAGTCAAGAATTTCATAAGAAATGTGGCTAAATCTATAGGAGTTTCAGTAAAAATTAAAAACCTCATATCGGAATTGGAAGAAAAGTTAGATAGAGAGGAAAAACTAACGCAAACGGTAATTAAAAGTTTCATACGGAGCATAGAAATTCGTGACTCTTACACTCGTGGTCATTCAGAAAGGGTGGCGTATTACTCAAAAAGGATTGCCAAAGAGTTAGGACTTCCTGATTCTGAAGTTTCTAAAATATACATGGCTGCACTTCTCCACGATATAGGAAAGATAGGAATTCCCGATAGCATTCTTTTAAAGCCGGCGAAACTTTCTGAAGAGGAATACGAGATAATTAAAATTCACCCTCTGTTAAGTTATGAAATATTGAAAAATATAGAGCCGCTCAAAGTTTCTCTTACGGGTATTAAGTATCACCACGAAAGGTGGAACGGTTCTGGATACCCCGAAGGTTTAAGGAGAGACGAAATACCGATAGATGCAAGGATAATCGCTGTAGCAGATACCTTTGATGCGATGACAAGCGATAGAATTTACAGAAAAGGTATGAGTAAAAAAGAAGCAGTAAAAGAGATAAAAGAACTTGCAGGAAAACTCTTTGACCCAGATGTTGTTGAAGTAGCTCTACCGATTCTGTTAAGGGAAAATCCTCCCGAAAGCAGAAAAGAGTTTTTAGACTACAGAATCCTTTCAGAAATAGAAAAACGCCGTCTTGACTATTTCCTCAGAGACCACCTTACAGGTGCTTACAACCGAAGTGCGCTGGAGTTTGCCCTTGCCCTTTCAAAAGAACGTTCTCCTTCACTCAAGGCGTTCTCTGTAGATGTAACGAAACTGAGAGATATTAACGTCAAAAAAGGTTGGCAGGAAGGTGATAGAATACTTAAAAGCTTGGTTCAACTTATAGAAAAGCATATAAAACCACTTTCTATCGTTAGATACTCCGGCGATAATTTTGTTTTCTTCGTTCCTTCTTCTGTTTCCAACGAAGAGATTTCTGAGAAAGTCAAGCTAATAGAGAAAGAACTCGGTGTAAGGTTAGAACTTAACGAACTTTACAACGTAGACAACGTTGAACTACTAAAGACTGAACTTACCGAACTTGAGTGGCAGCGTCCTCAATAA
- the sfsA gene encoding DNA/RNA nuclease SfsA codes for MIEILNVEEALGTLTPGVFLFRENRFTASVEVDGKVFKAHVADTGRLEELLIKGSPVTLASNPKGKLDFKLVGIKSKDEWVLINTSLHSAIAEKLINLGILGFKPQRIKREVKIGSSRFDFLIDDSAIVEVKGCNLVVNDTCLFPDAPTERGKRHVEELIRLKKEGFKPYVLFLLLRKCSRFSPNRNTDPEFSRVLEEAVSEGLKVVTASLSFDGRRVFYSPDDLIKLV; via the coding sequence ATGATTGAGATACTTAACGTTGAGGAAGCCCTCGGCACTTTAACGCCGGGGGTTTTCCTTTTTAGAGAAAACAGATTTACCGCTTCAGTAGAGGTTGACGGAAAAGTCTTCAAAGCCCACGTTGCAGATACCGGCAGGCTTGAAGAACTATTGATAAAAGGTTCTCCTGTAACTTTAGCTTCAAATCCTAAAGGTAAACTCGACTTTAAGTTAGTAGGGATAAAAAGTAAAGATGAGTGGGTGCTGATAAATACTTCTCTTCACTCTGCTATCGCTGAAAAGCTGATAAACTTAGGCATTTTGGGATTTAAGCCTCAAAGGATTAAAAGAGAAGTGAAAATTGGCAGTAGCCGTTTTGACTTTTTGATTGACGATAGTGCCATCGTTGAAGTTAAAGGTTGTAACTTAGTAGTAAATGATACCTGCCTTTTTCCTGATGCTCCTACTGAAAGAGGAAAGCGCCACGTTGAAGAATTAATAAGACTTAAAAAAGAAGGTTTTAAACCTTACGTCCTCTTTCTTCTTTTGAGAAAGTGTTCGCGTTTTTCTCCTAACCGCAACACAGACCCAGAGTTTTCAAGAGTTCTTGAAGAGGCGGTTTCTGAAGGTTTAAAAGTTGTTACTGCATCCCTTTCTTTTGACGGACGGAGAGTTTTTTATTCACCTGATGATTTAATTAAACTTGTTTGA